In Strix uralensis isolate ZFMK-TIS-50842 chromosome 7, bStrUra1, whole genome shotgun sequence, the following proteins share a genomic window:
- the LZTS2 gene encoding leucine zipper putative tumor suppressor 2, which produces MAIVQTLPVPLEAAAEGAAQLRTAARSPPATMGSVGSLLPGRPRHDRASQPCDGEPPVASFRKQEGLLRDPPSPEEPRAALPSIAHAYANGGFCGDWLDASSPTSPCSDSDEAHDDRAPSDHLQGPPPKLIPVSGKLEENVEKTLIRPMAFKPVVPKLRSTQPGTRPGLSESQVSLTHLLGAEKPGSLSCRASTLSDSGRNSLSSLPTYSTGCSQHPEAGTLPATPHGPTDPPGGCRPSNSDSGRSSSSKSTGSLSGRGRPSSESGSCGRSPLPGEEAMLVRELEDKLREREAELRLLRDSLDENEVAICQVYEEKQRRCEQELEGLRQRCVAQARQAAQAAQRGQQVLQLQVLQLQQEKKQLQEDFAQLLQERELLERRCASFQRERTELAPRLEETKWEVCQKSGEISLLKQQLKEAQAELAQRGTELLGLRAQLREARAQLQAGERRAQGLQEAARLKALELEVCANELQRRKSEADLFRAKAGRLEQEVAGLREAARGRCPPPSEGCPPPGEGCSPPGEEPRGGAGLRRQLERLRAEVALERQRGQEQRDAFEQERGTWQGEKERVIRYQKQLQYSYIQMYRRNRRLEQRLQHLRLQGEDPPPEPCDPPGPNPPFEEITATEI; this is translated from the exons ATGGCCATCGTGCAGACACTGCCGGTGCCCCTCGAGGCCGCCGCTGAGGGGGCCGCGCAGCTCCGCACCGCCGCCCGCTCGCCCCCCGCCACCATGGGCAGCGTCGGCAGCCTCCTgcccgggcggccccgccacGACCGCGCCAGCCAGCCCTGCGACGGGGAGCCCCCCGTCGCCTCCTTCCGCAAGCAGGAGGGGCTGCTCCGGGACCCCCCGTCCCCCGAGGAGCCCCGTGCGGCTCTGCCCAGCATTGCCCACGCTTACGCCAACGGGGGCTTCTGCGGCGACTGGCTCGATGCCTCCTCTCCCACCAGTCCCTGCAGCGACTCAGATGAGGCCCATGATGACCGAGCCCCGAGCGATCACCTCCAGGGGCCGCCCCCCAAGCTCATCCCTGTCTCTGGCAAGCTGGAGGAG AACGTGGAGAAGACCCTGATCCGCCCCATGGCCTTCAAGCCAGTGGTGCCCAAGCTCCGGAGCACCCAGCCAGGTACACGCCCGGGGCTCTCGGAGAGCCAGGTGAGCCTCACCCACCTGCTGGGTGCCGAGAAGCCTGGCTCCCTGAGCTGCCGCGCCAGCACCCTCTCGGACTCGGGGCGCAactccctctccagcctgcccaccTACAGCACGGGCTGCAGCCAGCACCCCGAGGCGGGCACCCTGCCAGCCACCCCCCACGGTCCCACCGACCCCCCGGGGGGCTGCCGCCCCTCCAACTCGGACAGCGGGCGCTCGTCCTCCAGCAAGAGCACGGGCTCGCTGAGCGGCCGCGGCCGGCCCTCCTCGGAGAGCGGCTCCTGCGGGCGCTCGCCTCTGCCTGGCGAGGAGGCCATGCTGGTGCGGGAGCTGGAGGACAAGCTGCGGGAGAGGGAGGCTGAGCTGCGGCTCCTGCGCGACAGCCTGGACGAGAATGAGGTGGCCATCTGCCAG gTGTACGAGGAGAAGCAGCGGCGCTGcgagcaggagctggaggggctgcggCAGCGCTGTGTGGCCCAGGCACGGCAGGCGGCCCAGGCAGCGCAGCGGGGACAGCAGGTCTTGCAgctccaggtgctgcagctgcagcaggagaagaagcagctgcaggaggacttcgcccagctgctgcaggagcggGAGCTGCTGGAGCGTCGCTGCGCCTCCTTCCAACGCGAACGCACCGAGCTGGCACCCCGGCTGGAGGAGACCAAGTGGGAG GTGTGCCAGAAGTCAGGGGAGATCTcgctgctgaagcagcagctgaaggaggcACAGGCGGAGCTGGCGCAGCGGGGCACCgagctgctggggctgcgggCCCAGCTGCGGGAGGCGCGGGCCCAGCTGCAGGCGGGCGAGCGGCGGGcgcaggggctgcaggaggctgcCCGCCTGAAGGCACTGGAGCTGGAGGTCTGCGCCAACGAACTGCAGCGCCGCAAGAGCGAGGCTGACCTCTTCCGCGCCAAAGCCGGCCGGCTCGAGCAGGAGGTGGCGGGGCTGCGGGAAGCTGCCCGCGGGCGATGCCCCCCACCCAGCGAGGGGTGCCCCCCGCCCGGCGAAGGGTGCTCCCCACCCGGTGAGGAGCCCCGGGGAGGTGCGGGCCTGCGGCGGCAGCTGGAGCGGCTGCGGGCGGAGGTGGCCCTGGAGCGGCAGCGTGGGCAGGAGCAGCGGGACGCCTTCGAGCAGGAGCGCGGCACGTGGCAGGGCGAGAAGGAGCGGGTCATCCGCTACCAGAAGCAGCTGCAATACAGCTACATCCAGATGTACCGCCGCAACCGGCGGCTCGAGCAGCGGCTCCAGCATCTCCGGCTCCAGGGCGAGGACCCCCCGCCTGAGCCCTGCGACCCCCCCGGCCCCAACCCACCCTTTGAGGAGATCACAGCCACCGAGATCTGA
- the PDZD7 gene encoding PDZ domain-containing protein 7 isoform X2 — MAQGWDATLSGMTTGSRSRSSSSEASLAPRFLLSKQSRLLNGTTRGSRAASPMGRVILINAPIEASSNESDIINAITVEKSVDGKLGFSVRGGSEHGLGIFVSKVEEGSAAEQAGLCVGDKITEVNSVSLENITMSSAVKVLTGNNRLRMVVRRMGRVPGIKFSKEKTAWVDVVNRRLVVEKSGSTPSESGSEDGLRRIVHLYTTSDDYCLGFNIRGGREFGLGIYVSKVDPGGLAEQNGIRVGDQVLAANGVKFEDISHSKAVEVLKGQTHIMLTIKETGRFPAYKELVAEYCWLSRLTNGQLQQLSQASETSSSISSYSSGPAPGAVNGLATASPGPPARTVDVAISTEDGPRRGWVRERAERAMQTEPAAEGLPETRRTVRPPELLRDTAIRGQGAREPPGTHPRRTFTHSPKTALLLALSRPRQPITRSQSDLTVAEEKRKKEKPEGQGAQGAPPGLHRSKTLVNLFFKGGRATSQSWAPPSQEPPASDRRARAKSLGRPDGDREKSRRASILGPTGIAALQPNGSDPEARLPHIQDTAARLLSPDEVTAVLRHCSRYLHEGSVEDLVRPLLAILDRPEKVLLLRDVRSVVAPTDLGRFDSMVMPLELEAFDALKSRSVRSPALRPAHHDVPPKRHLITPVPDYRGGFLLKPVGAPELEEARGLQASLARPRASASPRRLHPRTYTPLPDVPVDAYACASRPLPAAGPRPPNWLLAEPPPGEGHGDSRSPWITWRKEPPRTVPNRGAEVLGKPHRARPPLAPLFGGPGGEAGAGVAINGPEDAGREEEEEEYRLLTVTLSKLKHSLGISISGGIESRAQPVVKIEKIFPGGAAFLSGILKAGQELVSVDGESLQNVTHQRAVDIIRQAYRNKAKEPMELVVRVPGAPPE; from the exons ATGGCCCAGGGCTGGGACGCGACACTGTCGGGGATGACGACGGGCAGCCGGTCGCGGAGCTCCAGCAGCGAGGCCAGCCTGGCTCCCCGCTTCCTCCTCAGCAAGCAGAGCCGCCTGCTCAACGGGACCACCCGGGGCAGCCGCGCTGCCTCCCCCATGGGCCGCGTCATCCTCATCAATGCCCCCATCGAag ccagCAGCAACGAGAGCGACATCATCAACGCCATCACGGTGGAGAAGAGCGTGGATGGCAAGCTGGGCTTCAGCGTCCGCGGCGGCTCCGAGCATGGGCTGGGCATCTTCGTCAGCAAAGTGGAGGAGGGCAGTGCTGCCG AGCAGGCCGGGCTGTGTGTTGGTGACAAGATCACGGAGGTGAACAGCGTGAGCCTGGAGAACATCACCATGAGCAGCGCCGTCAAGGTCCTCACTGGCAACAACCGCCTCCGCATGGTGGTCCGGCGGATGGGCCGTGTGCCAGGCATCAAGTTCTCCAAGGAGAAGACGGCATG GGTGGATGTGGTGAACAGACGCCTGGTGGTGGAGAAAAGCGGCTCGACGCCATCGGAAAGTGGCTCCGAGGATGGGCTGCGGCGCATCGTCCACCTCTACACCACCTCCGACGACTACTGCCTGGGCTTCAACATCCGCGGCGGCAGGGAGTTCGGCCTCGGCATCTACGTCTCCAA GGTGGACCCCGGGGGGCTGGCAGAGCAGAATGGCATTCGGGTGGGAGACCAAGTCCTTGCAGCCAACGGAGTCAAGTTTGAAGACATAAGCCATAGCAAGGCAGTGGAGGTGCTCAAGGGGCAGACCCACATCATGCTAACCATCAAG GAGACGGGCCGGTTCCCTGCCTACAAGGAGTTGGTGGCCGAGTACTGCTGGCTCAGTCGCT TGACCAAcgggcagctgcagcagctgtctCAGGCCTCGGAGACCAGCTCCTCCATCTCCTCCTACTCCTCGGGGCCAGCGCCGGGAGCAGTGAATGGGCTGGCGACAGCCAGTCCGGGGCCCCCGGCTCGCACCGTGGATGTGGCCATCTCCACGGAGGACGGGCCACGGCGAGGCTGGGTGCGGGAGCGTGCCGAGCGAGCCATGCAGACCGAGCCAGCCGCCGAGGGGCTGCCAGAGACACGGCGCACGGTGCGGCCCCCCGAGCTGCTGCGGGACACGGCCATCCGGGGCCAGGGTGCCCGTGAGCCCCCCGGCACCCACCCACGCCGGACCTTCACCCACTCGCCCAAGACGGCGCTGCTGCTGGCACTGAGCCGGCCCCGGCAGCCCATCACGCGCTCCCAGAGTGACCTCACTGTCGCCG AGGAGAAGCGGAAGAAGGAGAAGCCAGAGGGACAAGGGGCACAGGGAGCCCCCCCAGGGCTGCACCGCTCCAAGACCCTCGTCAACCTCTTCTTCAAGGGGGGCCGTGCCACCAGCCAGAGCTGGGCCccccccagccaggagcccccCGCCTCCGACCGCCGGGCACGCGCCAAGTCCCTGGGGCGCCCTGACGGGGACAGAG AGAAAAGCCGGCGTGCCAGCATCCTTGGCCCCACGGGCATCGCCGCCCTGCAGCCCAACGGCAGTGACCCCGAGGCCCGGCTCCCGCACATCCAGGACACCGCTGCACGTCTTCTCAGCCCCGACGAGGTGACGGCCGTGCTCCGCCACTGCTCCCGG TACCTGCACGAGGGCAGTGTGGAGGATTTGGTGCGACCACTTCTGGCCATCCTGGACCGGCCTGAGAAGGTCCTGCTGCTGCGGGATGTGAG GAGCGTGGTGGCCCCCACAGACCTGGGCCGGTTCGACAGCATGGTGATGCCCCTCGAGCTGGAAGCCTTTGATGCCCTGAAGAGCCGCTCAG TGCGTTCACCTGCCCTCCGCCCGGCCCACCATGACGTTCCCCCCAAGAGACACCTCATCACACCAGTGCCTG ACTATCGCGGCGGGTTCCTGCTGAAGCCAgtgggggctccagagctggaggAAGCCAGGGGGCTGCAGGCGAGCCTGGCCCGGCCACGGGCCTCCGCCAGCCCCCGCCGTCTTCACCCCCGCACCTACACCCCGCTCCCCGACGTGCCAGTGGACGCCTATGCCTGCGCCAgccgccccctgcccgccgctggcccccggccccccaactggctgctggctgagccccccccagGCGAGGGGCACGGGGACTCGCGCAGTCCCTGGATCACCTGGCGCAAGGAGCCCCCCAGGACAGTGCCCAACAGAGGGGCTGAAGTGCTGGGGAAGCCCCATCGGGCACGGCCCCCCCTCGCACCTCTCTTTGGGGGGCCAGGGGGTGAGGCGGGGGCTGGGGTGGCCATCAATGGCCCTGAGGAtgctggcagggaggaagaggaggaggagtatCGGCTGCTCACCGTCACCCTCTCCAAGCTGAAGCACTCGCTGG GGATCAGCATCTCCGGTGGCATCGAGTCAAGGGCGCAGCCGGTGGTGAAGATCGAGAAGATCTTCCCTGGGGGAGCCGCCTTCCTCAGTGGCATCCTCAAG gctgggcaggagctggtgtCAGTGGAcggggagagcttgcagaacgTCACCCACCAACGGGCTGTGGACATCATCCGCCAGGCCTACCGCAACAAAGCCAAGGAGCCCATGGAGCTGGTGGTGCGGGTGCCTGGAGCCCCCCCGGAGTGA
- the PDZD7 gene encoding PDZ domain-containing protein 7 isoform X3, which translates to MAQGWDATLSGMTTGSRSRSSSSEASLAPRFLLSKQSRLLNGTTRGSRAASPMGRVILINAPIEASSNESDIINAITVEKSVDGKLGFSVRGGSEHGLGIFVSKVEEGSAAEQAGLCVGDKITEVNSVSLENITMSSAVKVLTGNNRLRMVVRRMGRVPGIKFSKEKTAWVDVVNRRLVVEKSGSTPSESGSEDGLRRIVHLYTTSDDYCLGFNIRGGREFGLGIYVSKVDPGGLAEQNGIRVGDQVLAANGVKFEDISHSKAVEVLKGQTHIMLTIKETGRFPAYKELVAEYCWLSRLTNGQLQQLSQASETSSSISSYSSGPAPGAVNGLATASPGPPARTVDVAISTEDGPRRGWVRERAERAMQTEPAAEGLPETRRTVRPPELLRDTAIRGQGAREPPGTHPRRTFTHSPKTALLLALSRPRQPITRSQSDLTVAEKSRRASILGPTGIAALQPNGSDPEARLPHIQDTAARLLSPDEVTAVLRHCSRYLHEGSVEDLVRPLLAILDRPEKVLLLRDVRSVVAPTDLGRFDSMVMPLELEAFDALKSRSVRSPALRPAHHDVPPKRHLITPVPDYRGGFLLKPVGAPELEEARGLQASLARPRASASPRRLHPRTYTPLPDVPVDAYACASRPLPAAGPRPPNWLLAEPPPGEGHGDSRSPWITWRKEPPRTVPNRGAEVLGKPHRARPPLAPLFGGPGGEAGAGVAINGPEDAGREEEEEEYRLLTVTLSKLKHSLGISISGGIESRAQPVVKIEKIFPGGAAFLSGILKAGQELVSVDGESLQNVTHQRAVDIIRQAYRNKAKEPMELVVRVPGAPPE; encoded by the exons ATGGCCCAGGGCTGGGACGCGACACTGTCGGGGATGACGACGGGCAGCCGGTCGCGGAGCTCCAGCAGCGAGGCCAGCCTGGCTCCCCGCTTCCTCCTCAGCAAGCAGAGCCGCCTGCTCAACGGGACCACCCGGGGCAGCCGCGCTGCCTCCCCCATGGGCCGCGTCATCCTCATCAATGCCCCCATCGAag ccagCAGCAACGAGAGCGACATCATCAACGCCATCACGGTGGAGAAGAGCGTGGATGGCAAGCTGGGCTTCAGCGTCCGCGGCGGCTCCGAGCATGGGCTGGGCATCTTCGTCAGCAAAGTGGAGGAGGGCAGTGCTGCCG AGCAGGCCGGGCTGTGTGTTGGTGACAAGATCACGGAGGTGAACAGCGTGAGCCTGGAGAACATCACCATGAGCAGCGCCGTCAAGGTCCTCACTGGCAACAACCGCCTCCGCATGGTGGTCCGGCGGATGGGCCGTGTGCCAGGCATCAAGTTCTCCAAGGAGAAGACGGCATG GGTGGATGTGGTGAACAGACGCCTGGTGGTGGAGAAAAGCGGCTCGACGCCATCGGAAAGTGGCTCCGAGGATGGGCTGCGGCGCATCGTCCACCTCTACACCACCTCCGACGACTACTGCCTGGGCTTCAACATCCGCGGCGGCAGGGAGTTCGGCCTCGGCATCTACGTCTCCAA GGTGGACCCCGGGGGGCTGGCAGAGCAGAATGGCATTCGGGTGGGAGACCAAGTCCTTGCAGCCAACGGAGTCAAGTTTGAAGACATAAGCCATAGCAAGGCAGTGGAGGTGCTCAAGGGGCAGACCCACATCATGCTAACCATCAAG GAGACGGGCCGGTTCCCTGCCTACAAGGAGTTGGTGGCCGAGTACTGCTGGCTCAGTCGCT TGACCAAcgggcagctgcagcagctgtctCAGGCCTCGGAGACCAGCTCCTCCATCTCCTCCTACTCCTCGGGGCCAGCGCCGGGAGCAGTGAATGGGCTGGCGACAGCCAGTCCGGGGCCCCCGGCTCGCACCGTGGATGTGGCCATCTCCACGGAGGACGGGCCACGGCGAGGCTGGGTGCGGGAGCGTGCCGAGCGAGCCATGCAGACCGAGCCAGCCGCCGAGGGGCTGCCAGAGACACGGCGCACGGTGCGGCCCCCCGAGCTGCTGCGGGACACGGCCATCCGGGGCCAGGGTGCCCGTGAGCCCCCCGGCACCCACCCACGCCGGACCTTCACCCACTCGCCCAAGACGGCGCTGCTGCTGGCACTGAGCCGGCCCCGGCAGCCCATCACGCGCTCCCAGAGTGACCTCACTGTCGCCG AGAAAAGCCGGCGTGCCAGCATCCTTGGCCCCACGGGCATCGCCGCCCTGCAGCCCAACGGCAGTGACCCCGAGGCCCGGCTCCCGCACATCCAGGACACCGCTGCACGTCTTCTCAGCCCCGACGAGGTGACGGCCGTGCTCCGCCACTGCTCCCGG TACCTGCACGAGGGCAGTGTGGAGGATTTGGTGCGACCACTTCTGGCCATCCTGGACCGGCCTGAGAAGGTCCTGCTGCTGCGGGATGTGAG GAGCGTGGTGGCCCCCACAGACCTGGGCCGGTTCGACAGCATGGTGATGCCCCTCGAGCTGGAAGCCTTTGATGCCCTGAAGAGCCGCTCAG TGCGTTCACCTGCCCTCCGCCCGGCCCACCATGACGTTCCCCCCAAGAGACACCTCATCACACCAGTGCCTG ACTATCGCGGCGGGTTCCTGCTGAAGCCAgtgggggctccagagctggaggAAGCCAGGGGGCTGCAGGCGAGCCTGGCCCGGCCACGGGCCTCCGCCAGCCCCCGCCGTCTTCACCCCCGCACCTACACCCCGCTCCCCGACGTGCCAGTGGACGCCTATGCCTGCGCCAgccgccccctgcccgccgctggcccccggccccccaactggctgctggctgagccccccccagGCGAGGGGCACGGGGACTCGCGCAGTCCCTGGATCACCTGGCGCAAGGAGCCCCCCAGGACAGTGCCCAACAGAGGGGCTGAAGTGCTGGGGAAGCCCCATCGGGCACGGCCCCCCCTCGCACCTCTCTTTGGGGGGCCAGGGGGTGAGGCGGGGGCTGGGGTGGCCATCAATGGCCCTGAGGAtgctggcagggaggaagaggaggaggagtatCGGCTGCTCACCGTCACCCTCTCCAAGCTGAAGCACTCGCTGG GGATCAGCATCTCCGGTGGCATCGAGTCAAGGGCGCAGCCGGTGGTGAAGATCGAGAAGATCTTCCCTGGGGGAGCCGCCTTCCTCAGTGGCATCCTCAAG gctgggcaggagctggtgtCAGTGGAcggggagagcttgcagaacgTCACCCACCAACGGGCTGTGGACATCATCCGCCAGGCCTACCGCAACAAAGCCAAGGAGCCCATGGAGCTGGTGGTGCGGGTGCCTGGAGCCCCCCCGGAGTGA
- the PDZD7 gene encoding PDZ domain-containing protein 7 isoform X1 has product MAQGWDATLSGMTTGSRSRSSSSEASLAPRFLLSKQSRLLNGTTRGSRAASPMGRVILINAPIEASSNESDIINAITVEKSVDGKLGFSVRGGSEHGLGIFVSKVEEGSAAEQAGLCVGDKITEVNSVSLENITMSSAVKVLTGNNRLRMVVRRMGRVPGIKFSKEKTAWVDVVNRRLVVEKSGSTPSESGSEDGLRRIVHLYTTSDDYCLGFNIRGGREFGLGIYVSKVDPGGLAEQNGIRVGDQVLAANGVKFEDISHSKAVEVLKGQTHIMLTIKETGRFPAYKELVAEYCWLSRLTNGQLQQLSQASETSSSISSYSSGPAPGAVNGLATASPGPPARTVDVAISTEDGPRRGWVRERAERAMQTEPAAEGLPETRRTVRPPELLRDTAIRGQGAREPPGTHPRRTFTHSPKTALLLALSRPRQPITRSQSDLTVAEEKRKKEKPEGQGAQGAPPGLHRSKTLVNLFFKGGRATSQSWAPPSQEPPASDRRARAKSLGRPDGDRVGAVQKFVIRSLKREKSRRASILGPTGIAALQPNGSDPEARLPHIQDTAARLLSPDEVTAVLRHCSRYLHEGSVEDLVRPLLAILDRPEKVLLLRDVRSVVAPTDLGRFDSMVMPLELEAFDALKSRSVRSPALRPAHHDVPPKRHLITPVPDYRGGFLLKPVGAPELEEARGLQASLARPRASASPRRLHPRTYTPLPDVPVDAYACASRPLPAAGPRPPNWLLAEPPPGEGHGDSRSPWITWRKEPPRTVPNRGAEVLGKPHRARPPLAPLFGGPGGEAGAGVAINGPEDAGREEEEEEYRLLTVTLSKLKHSLGISISGGIESRAQPVVKIEKIFPGGAAFLSGILKAGQELVSVDGESLQNVTHQRAVDIIRQAYRNKAKEPMELVVRVPGAPPE; this is encoded by the exons ATGGCCCAGGGCTGGGACGCGACACTGTCGGGGATGACGACGGGCAGCCGGTCGCGGAGCTCCAGCAGCGAGGCCAGCCTGGCTCCCCGCTTCCTCCTCAGCAAGCAGAGCCGCCTGCTCAACGGGACCACCCGGGGCAGCCGCGCTGCCTCCCCCATGGGCCGCGTCATCCTCATCAATGCCCCCATCGAag ccagCAGCAACGAGAGCGACATCATCAACGCCATCACGGTGGAGAAGAGCGTGGATGGCAAGCTGGGCTTCAGCGTCCGCGGCGGCTCCGAGCATGGGCTGGGCATCTTCGTCAGCAAAGTGGAGGAGGGCAGTGCTGCCG AGCAGGCCGGGCTGTGTGTTGGTGACAAGATCACGGAGGTGAACAGCGTGAGCCTGGAGAACATCACCATGAGCAGCGCCGTCAAGGTCCTCACTGGCAACAACCGCCTCCGCATGGTGGTCCGGCGGATGGGCCGTGTGCCAGGCATCAAGTTCTCCAAGGAGAAGACGGCATG GGTGGATGTGGTGAACAGACGCCTGGTGGTGGAGAAAAGCGGCTCGACGCCATCGGAAAGTGGCTCCGAGGATGGGCTGCGGCGCATCGTCCACCTCTACACCACCTCCGACGACTACTGCCTGGGCTTCAACATCCGCGGCGGCAGGGAGTTCGGCCTCGGCATCTACGTCTCCAA GGTGGACCCCGGGGGGCTGGCAGAGCAGAATGGCATTCGGGTGGGAGACCAAGTCCTTGCAGCCAACGGAGTCAAGTTTGAAGACATAAGCCATAGCAAGGCAGTGGAGGTGCTCAAGGGGCAGACCCACATCATGCTAACCATCAAG GAGACGGGCCGGTTCCCTGCCTACAAGGAGTTGGTGGCCGAGTACTGCTGGCTCAGTCGCT TGACCAAcgggcagctgcagcagctgtctCAGGCCTCGGAGACCAGCTCCTCCATCTCCTCCTACTCCTCGGGGCCAGCGCCGGGAGCAGTGAATGGGCTGGCGACAGCCAGTCCGGGGCCCCCGGCTCGCACCGTGGATGTGGCCATCTCCACGGAGGACGGGCCACGGCGAGGCTGGGTGCGGGAGCGTGCCGAGCGAGCCATGCAGACCGAGCCAGCCGCCGAGGGGCTGCCAGAGACACGGCGCACGGTGCGGCCCCCCGAGCTGCTGCGGGACACGGCCATCCGGGGCCAGGGTGCCCGTGAGCCCCCCGGCACCCACCCACGCCGGACCTTCACCCACTCGCCCAAGACGGCGCTGCTGCTGGCACTGAGCCGGCCCCGGCAGCCCATCACGCGCTCCCAGAGTGACCTCACTGTCGCCG AGGAGAAGCGGAAGAAGGAGAAGCCAGAGGGACAAGGGGCACAGGGAGCCCCCCCAGGGCTGCACCGCTCCAAGACCCTCGTCAACCTCTTCTTCAAGGGGGGCCGTGCCACCAGCCAGAGCTGGGCCccccccagccaggagcccccCGCCTCCGACCGCCGGGCACGCGCCAAGTCCCTGGGGCGCCCTGACGGGGACAGAG TAGGCGCTGTGCAGAAGTTTGTCATCCGGAGCCTGAAGCGGG AGAAAAGCCGGCGTGCCAGCATCCTTGGCCCCACGGGCATCGCCGCCCTGCAGCCCAACGGCAGTGACCCCGAGGCCCGGCTCCCGCACATCCAGGACACCGCTGCACGTCTTCTCAGCCCCGACGAGGTGACGGCCGTGCTCCGCCACTGCTCCCGG TACCTGCACGAGGGCAGTGTGGAGGATTTGGTGCGACCACTTCTGGCCATCCTGGACCGGCCTGAGAAGGTCCTGCTGCTGCGGGATGTGAG GAGCGTGGTGGCCCCCACAGACCTGGGCCGGTTCGACAGCATGGTGATGCCCCTCGAGCTGGAAGCCTTTGATGCCCTGAAGAGCCGCTCAG TGCGTTCACCTGCCCTCCGCCCGGCCCACCATGACGTTCCCCCCAAGAGACACCTCATCACACCAGTGCCTG ACTATCGCGGCGGGTTCCTGCTGAAGCCAgtgggggctccagagctggaggAAGCCAGGGGGCTGCAGGCGAGCCTGGCCCGGCCACGGGCCTCCGCCAGCCCCCGCCGTCTTCACCCCCGCACCTACACCCCGCTCCCCGACGTGCCAGTGGACGCCTATGCCTGCGCCAgccgccccctgcccgccgctggcccccggccccccaactggctgctggctgagccccccccagGCGAGGGGCACGGGGACTCGCGCAGTCCCTGGATCACCTGGCGCAAGGAGCCCCCCAGGACAGTGCCCAACAGAGGGGCTGAAGTGCTGGGGAAGCCCCATCGGGCACGGCCCCCCCTCGCACCTCTCTTTGGGGGGCCAGGGGGTGAGGCGGGGGCTGGGGTGGCCATCAATGGCCCTGAGGAtgctggcagggaggaagaggaggaggagtatCGGCTGCTCACCGTCACCCTCTCCAAGCTGAAGCACTCGCTGG GGATCAGCATCTCCGGTGGCATCGAGTCAAGGGCGCAGCCGGTGGTGAAGATCGAGAAGATCTTCCCTGGGGGAGCCGCCTTCCTCAGTGGCATCCTCAAG gctgggcaggagctggtgtCAGTGGAcggggagagcttgcagaacgTCACCCACCAACGGGCTGTGGACATCATCCGCCAGGCCTACCGCAACAAAGCCAAGGAGCCCATGGAGCTGGTGGTGCGGGTGCCTGGAGCCCCCCCGGAGTGA